In one Haloplanus salinus genomic region, the following are encoded:
- a CDS encoding fumarylacetoacetate hydrolase family protein codes for MRLARICTAKGVFTGEYEDGVVTTDGDDGTYVVGEDAELMAPCDPTAIFCTGRNFGAKIEQMGEGDRPDRPDWFVKPPHALHPPEAPIEYPGWVESFTYAGELAAVIGRRCHDLAADEVEDALLGYTILDDLDAYEQDRRTARKAFDGSAPLGPWIETDVDLDGMAMETVVSGERRQSATTDEMLFGPEEIVAFLSERYTFRPGDVISFGSPANPGLLEPGDTIEITYEGVGTLRNEVVAGHNA; via the coding sequence CCGCATCTGCACGGCGAAAGGGGTCTTTACCGGCGAGTACGAGGACGGCGTCGTCACGACCGACGGCGACGACGGGACGTACGTCGTCGGCGAGGACGCCGAACTGATGGCGCCGTGTGATCCCACGGCGATCTTCTGTACCGGCCGCAACTTCGGCGCGAAGATCGAGCAGATGGGCGAGGGCGACCGGCCGGACCGACCGGACTGGTTCGTCAAGCCGCCCCACGCCCTCCACCCGCCGGAGGCACCGATCGAGTACCCCGGGTGGGTGGAGTCGTTCACCTACGCGGGCGAACTCGCCGCCGTGATCGGCAGGCGGTGCCACGACCTCGCCGCGGACGAGGTCGAGGACGCCCTCCTCGGCTACACGATCCTCGACGACCTCGACGCCTACGAGCAGGACCGCCGGACGGCGCGGAAAGCGTTCGACGGGTCGGCGCCGCTGGGGCCGTGGATCGAGACCGACGTCGACCTCGACGGGATGGCGATGGAGACGGTCGTCTCGGGTGAGCGGCGGCAGTCGGCGACGACCGACGAGATGCTCTTCGGCCCCGAGGAGATCGTCGCCTTCCTCTCGGAGCGGTACACGTTCCGCCCGGGCGACGTGATCTCCTTCGGCAGCCCGGCGAACCCCGGGCTGCTCGAACCCGGCGACACGATCGAGATAACCTACGAGGGCGTCGGCACCCTGCGAAACGAGGTCGTCGCCGGCCACAACGCCTAA